The Candidatus Eremiobacteraceae bacterium sequence ACGGAGAAAGACGGCGTCTGATCGCCGCTATGCGTATCGGTGGCCGCGCCACTCGATCCATCCGCCGCGGTGCCAACCTGGTCCGGGGCAGTGGTGCGTGTCGTGGATGATCGATTCGCCGGCTTTTGGCACGAGCTGTCCTTGCACCACGACCGAATCGCCGATCTTCACCGGAATCGCAGGCGCGAGCGATACGTTGTCGATGACGCGCAGCGTGAGTCCGTGCTCGGTGACGATGTCGAACGATTCATGGCGCGCGTGCGTGTGCCGCCCGGTGAAGAACGTCGGCTGGTCGATGACCGACCCTTCGACAGCGACATCGGTGATTCGACCTGCGGCGATGGCCGCGCGAGCGGCGGCATCGGAGTACTCCGAAAGAGCAGTGGGCGAGCAATCGATCATGGCGCCGCTATCGCGCGCCGCGCGCGAACGGTCTAGTCTTCTTCGTCCGCGGGCGGACTCGGCGGCCCGTCGAGCCGTCCGCAGATCTCGCGGAAGTTGCAACGCCGGCAGAGCGCGACATTCGCCGTCATCGGAAATTGTTCGATGTCGCCTGCTACGTTGTTCGGGATATCGGTGAGCCGATCGCGCACATCGGCGGTGTAGGTGGCGATCATGCGCCGCGCCTCGCCGACGCCTTCGCGCAAATTGTCGTAGCGATCCGCTTCTCCGGTCGTAAGGTAAACGAGGTGGGCGACGACGTTTTCGATCGGGGTACCGAGCCGCGCCGAGACGTAGAGGCCGTAGACTGCGAGCTGCGCGATATTCGCTTTGCTCGGACGACCGGTCTTCCAGTCGACGATATGCAGCACGCCATCCTTATCTTCGACGACGAGGTCGGGTTTGGCGAAAACCGTCACGCCGTCGACGAGCATCTTCGCGTCCTCGAAGTCCAACGGATCGACGATGCGCAGCCGGTCGAGCGGGATCGCAAACGAGCGGCGCCCGTAGCTTGATCGAGCGAACGTCTCGGTGCACGAACCGATCTGCGCGATGGCTGCCTCCTGCTGCTCCGCGCTCACGCCGATCCCGTAATAGTCTTCGAAGAGAATCGCATATTGCTTGGGCTGGCCGAAGCGCTCCCAGTCGCGATTGCGCGACTCACGAAGTCGTTTGAGCAGACGGCGCTCGACTTCATCGCGGATCTTCTGGGCCGGAACCGGCGACGGGGCGTCGCCGCGCATGCGCAGACGCTCGCCGATGACGTTGTGAAACGATTCGCCGACGAGCATGGCGAGACTCTTGAGCTGCTTCAGCCGATAGGCCAGCGCCGAATCTTTCGAAGCATCAGGTTCCCAGCCGCCCCACGAGCCGTAATACTGCCAGTACGTGCGCCGCGGACATTCGTAGAACGCGCGATGACGCGACCACGACCAGGCGAACGCGCTCTGCAGATCGGCCACTTCAGTCGCCGGTTTCCTCTTCCCATAAGTCGAATGCATCCGCGAGGATGTCGAGCGCGGCCTCCGCGTCCGGTTCGGGGACGCAGACGAGCGTTTCGCCGCCGAAGAGCGAACCGCCGCTGCCGGGTCCGAGCATCGCGAACGGAAGGTCGCCCATCAGCGGAAACGGCTTCGCATCGATGCCGTTCGCCCGCAAGAGATCGATCGCCGTCGCATCGCTGAGCTCCGTCGCACCAAAAACGGCGACATAGACGCCTTCGACGCGCTCCGGCGGATCGACGAGATAGCCCACGGACGATACGCCTACGCCAGTCTGCCGAAGAACGGTACGATGGTTGTTTCCGGGCGGAACGAGAAATAGCGACGGCTGAGATCGCCTGCGAGCGCCGCGGTCACCGGGATGCGCAAGACATCGGCCGCCAGAAGCGCCGGCGCTTCACCGACCGCGACGAACCGCGCTTCCACGACCGCCGGATCTGCCGGTCGCGGCGCGGCGGGCGGGCCGCACTCTTCCATGAAGAAGGTGCAGTTCACGACGTGGTA is a genomic window containing:
- a CDS encoding DUF3465 domain-containing protein, translated to MIDCSPTALSEYSDAAARAAIAAGRITDVAVEGSVIDQPTFFTGRHTHARHESFDIVTEHGLTLRVIDNVSLAPAIPVKIGDSVVVQGQLVPKAGESIIHDTHHCPGPGWHRGGWIEWRGHRYA
- a CDS encoding PD-(D/E)XK nuclease family protein gives rise to the protein MADLQSAFAWSWSRHRAFYECPRRTYWQYYGSWGGWEPDASKDSALAYRLKQLKSLAMLVGESFHNVIGERLRMRGDAPSPVPAQKIRDEVERRLLKRLRESRNRDWERFGQPKQYAILFEDYYGIGVSAEQQEAAIAQIGSCTETFARSSYGRRSFAIPLDRLRIVDPLDFEDAKMLVDGVTVFAKPDLVVEDKDGVLHIVDWKTGRPSKANIAQLAVYGLYVSARLGTPIENVVAHLVYLTTGEADRYDNLREGVGEARRMIATYTADVRDRLTDIPNNVAGDIEQFPMTANVALCRRCNFREICGRLDGPPSPPADEED